GGGCGGGATGTAGCCGATGGGGCCGAAAAGGCGCTGGTTGTTGAACCAATCCACCCAGCGCAGGGTTGCTATTTCGACTGCCGATGCGCTTGGCCATGACCTCTGACGCCAGATCACCTCGGTTTTGTAGAGGCCATTGATGGTCTCGGCCAAGGCATTGTCATAGCTGTCGCCGACGCTGCCGACCGATGGTACGAGGTTGGCTTCGGCCAGACGCTGGGTGTAGTTCATGGCGAGATATTGAACGCCCCTGTCGCTATGGTGGATCAGGCCATCTTCCGGCCCTGGCCTGCGGGCTTGTATCGCCTGCTCCAAGGCGTCCAGCACGAAGCCGGCGGTAGCCGACGTGCTGACCTTCCAGCCCACGATCCGGCGGGCATAGGCGTCGATCACGAAAGCTACATAAACGAAGCCGGCCCAGGTGTGGACGTATGTAAAATCGACCACCCACAATGCGTTGGGACGTTCAACGCGGAACTCGCGATTGACTTTATCCAATGGGCACGGGGCTTTCGGATTGCTGACCGTGGTGATCGTCGTCTTGCCACGCCGAGCGCCCGCCAGCCCCATGGCCGCCATCAGGCGCTCCACGGTGCACCGGGCGACAGCCACGCCATCGCGCAGCAACTGGTGCCAAACTTTGCGTGCTCCATAGAGCCCGGAACTGGCCTCGTGGACGCGCTTGATCTGCGCCTTGATCTCGTCATCACGACGGGCACGCGCGGGGCGCCTGCCGGGATCGACCAGGCGACGTGCATGTTCATGGTAGGAGGACGGGGCGATCGCCAACTCATGGCAGATCGGCTCGATACCCAGATCCTCACGATGGGCGTCGATGAACGACATCATCATTTCTCGCGGCGGTCGAGTATCCGTCTTGGTCAAGGGCGAACAGGTTGCCAATCGCGTCCTTCACGCAACAACGTGTTTGCCAGAACGATGATGCGCCGCATGACGGCGGTGATAGCCACCTTCTTTGCTTTCCCTGCATTTACGAACTGCTGATATTTGTCACGGAAATCATGATTGAAGCGAATGGCAACCAACGCAGGCATGTAAATTGCCCGTCGAAGTGATGCCCTACCACCAATAATCCGCTCTTTGCCTTGCCACTTGCCTGACTGTTGCGTCATAGGCGCAAGCCCAGCCAGAGCGGCGATCTTTTTGCTGTCGAGATGTCCAAGCTCTGGCATGTCGATCACCAACGTGGTCGCGGTCAATCTGCCGATCCCGGGAATGGTCATGAGGCGTCTGATGCGCTCATCAAGGGTGCCACGCTGCTGAGCGATCTGCGCAATCACTTGATCCAGGGCTTTGATGTCCGTGTCGATGTCATCGATCCGGCGGCAAAGTTGGTCCTTCACAAGCGGGTTGCTCGCTGTGGCGAGACGCGTCTTTGCGGTGATCTGATCTTTGACCATGGCCCGCCTAGCTGTCAGCAACTCTCTGAGATCATGAATATCTTCGCCTTCAATGCCTTGTGGGGCCAGATCAAGGACCACGCCCATTCGTGCCAACATCCTGGCATCAACGCTGTCGGTCTTGGCCAGACGGCCGATAGCCTGAGCAAAGCGCCGCGCTTGCTTCGGATTGACCTTGATGAAAGGCTGCCCCGCCAAGCTGAGGTATCGTTCAAGCCCACGATGATATGCGCCGGTCGCCTCGAAAACGACCAACACCCCCTTATTCTTACCCAGCCATGTGCATAGCTGGGCGAAACCCTCAACCGTGTTGGGCAGGCTGAGTGCTGCGTCTTGGGAATGCCAAAACGCATCCAGGCGGTCTTTCGACACGTCGATCCCGATGGTATCCTTGGCCATCTCTTCTTTCTACCTTTGCTTGTCGTTCGGGCCCGGAGCCCACGTATCCGTTCAGGTCGTAAGAAAAGACGGAGGCTCGCCAAACTCGACCGCGGTCCTGCAAGACCAAGCTCCGCACGGCGCCGCCTCCGCCACAACCCGGCACCGCAGCTGCGGTGCCGGGTTGTGGCTCCCTTTTGCCTCAGGAGCCGGGAATTCTCATAAGACAAGCTCCGCCATCGCAAAATACGCTGATGCCTTGCGCAGGATCTCGTTGGCGCGCCGCAGTTCCTTGACCTCGCGCTCCAGCAGTTTGAGCCGGGCCTGGTCATCGGCGGCCAGCGCCGCTGGTGCCGTTCGTCGGCTCGCCTCCTCACGGCACCAGCGGCGCAGAGTCTCGGCCGTGCAGCCAATCTTGCTGGCGATCGAGGTCATCGCCTCCCACTCCGAGCCGTAATCGGCGCGATGCTCGCCAACCATGC
The genomic region above belongs to Novosphingobium sp. IK01 and contains:
- a CDS encoding IS110 family transposase, encoding MAKDTIGIDVSKDRLDAFWHSQDAALSLPNTVEGFAQLCTWLGKNKGVLVVFEATGAYHRGLERYLSLAGQPFIKVNPKQARRFAQAIGRLAKTDSVDARMLARMGVVLDLAPQGIEGEDIHDLRELLTARRAMVKDQITAKTRLATASNPLVKDQLCRRIDDIDTDIKALDQVIAQIAQQRGTLDERIRRLMTIPGIGRLTATTLVIDMPELGHLDSKKIAALAGLAPMTQQSGKWQGKERIIGGRASLRRAIYMPALVAIRFNHDFRDKYQQFVNAGKAKKVAITAVMRRIIVLANTLLREGRDWQPVRP